One window of the Eucalyptus grandis isolate ANBG69807.140 chromosome 6, ASM1654582v1, whole genome shotgun sequence genome contains the following:
- the LOC104416360 gene encoding receptor like protein 26 — MDLSVNSLFGNIPPQIGLLSNINYLDLSINRFSGIIPPEIGHLTKLEVLHLGFNGLNGSIPLEIGQLHLLREVALCLNQLRGSIPSSLGNLSKLARVYVYNNSLSGSIPPEMGNMINLEVLHMDTNFLTGPIPSTLGNLTKLRELHLFANKLNGSIPLELGNLKLLSSLSLYNNNLSGSISPILSNLTELIFLYLHDNQLLGHIPDEMGNLHAMHDLKLSGNQLTGPIPSSLGNLTSLVYLRLQLNQLSGLIPRSLGDLMNLKVLLLSYNHLSGNIPIELGKIQTVDLLPLSANKLTGPIPFSFGNLTNLVYLRLSENQLSRKIPLSICNATNLSLLILSNNSLTGNLPQCLSYLSIGLSVLNLRMNILSGTIPQTFSLQSSLRTLDLSENQFEGTLPQSLVNCKNLEVLDLSNNKIVDKFPAWLGRLPNLKVLTLRSNNFNGLLDFPKVSHLFPKLHILDLSNNDFVGPLPANLIAKLEGMMNGQDGQETQKKSLYMRQEAGTRFYEASVNVTMKGKEIRLERILTIFTTIDLSHNSFQGNIPSAIGNLHFLIGLNLSHNHLVGPIPSTLGNLTNLEWLDLSSNKLSGRVPRELDDLSFLGYLDLSENQLTGPIPQEKQLSTFMGDSFRGNPGLCGTPLRNTCPGDAQPPPPPPSFFLENNTRKHGSMFDEKAVMIGYASGIVIGMSIAYVTCEIGRPKWLASKVRIVERRGAKWMKKPMQKAIKFHAGR, encoded by the coding sequence ATGGACTTGAGCGTAAATAGTCTCTTTGGCAACATTCCGCCTCAAATCGGTCTCTTGAGCAATATCAACTATCTTGACCTCTCTATCAATCGGTTCTCAGGGATAATACCACCAGAAATTGGCCATCTAACGAAATTGGAGGTCCTACACCTGGGTTTCAATGGGTTAAATGGCTCCATTCCCCTAGAAATTGGGCAACTGCATTTGCTCCGTGAGGTCGCACTATGTTTGAATCAATTGCGTGGATCCATCCCTTCCTCATTGGGTAATTTGAGCAAATTAGCTAGGGTGTATGTTTACAACAACTCTCTTTCTGGTTCTATACCTCCTGAAATGGGtaatatgataaatttggaAGTGCTCCACATGGACACCAACTTCCTGACAGGACCAATTCCTTCCACTCTAGGTAACTTAACCAAATTGAGAGAGCTGCACCTATTTGCTAATAAGCTTAACGGTTCCATCCCCCTAGAGCTTGGGAATTTGAAACTTCTCAGCTCATTGAGTCTTTACAATAATAATCTTTCTGGTTCAATCTCACCGATATTAAGCAATTTGACGGAGCTTATCTTTCTTTACCTCCATGATAACCAGCTTTTGGGTCACATTCCCGATGAGATGGGAAATCTTCATGCTATGCATGACTTAAAGCTAAGTGGAAATCAGCTCACCGGCCCAATTCCTTCATCTTTGGGTAACTTGACCAGTCTAGTCTATTTGCGCCTCCAACTCAATCAACTTTCTGGTTTGATTCCTAGATCCTTAGGGGATCTAATGAACTTGAAGGTGCTGCTATTGAGCTACAACCATCTTTCTGGTAACATTCCTATTGAGTTAGGAAAAATTCAAACTGTGGACCTGTTGCCTCTGAGTGCAAATAAGCTCACCGGtccaattcctttttctttcggtAATTTGACTAACCTAGTCTATTTACGCCTCAGTGAGAATCAACTTTCAAGGAAAATCCCTTTATCGATTTGCAATGCCACCAACCTTTCACTCCTCATCTTGTCTAATAATAGCTTAACTGGCAACTTGCCCCAGTGCTTATCATACTTGAGCATTGGTTTATCTGTTTTGAACTTGCGAATGAATATTCTTTCAGGCACGATCCCTCAAACATTTTCACTACAAAGTAGCTTGAGAACTCTTGACTTGagtgaaaatcaatttgaaggcacattgcCACAATCCCTTGTCAATTGCAAAAACTTGGAAGTCCTAGATTTGAGCAACAATAAGATAGTAGATAAGTTCCCGGCATGGTTGGGAAGATTGCCAAACCTAAAAGTTCTTACTTTGAGGTCCAACAATTTTAATGGTCTTTTAGATTTTCCAAAGGTATCTCATCTCTTTCCTAAGTTGCACATTTTGGATCTCTCAAACAACGACTTTGTCGGTCCTTTACCAGCCAATTTGATAGCAAAACTTGAAGGGATGATGAATGGACAAGACGGTCAAGAGACGCAAAAAAAATCACTGTACATGAGGCAAGAAGCTGGAACGCGATTCTATGAAGCTTCTGTGAATGTGACCATGAAAGGGAAGGAGATTCGGCTAGAGAGGATCTTGACCATCTTCACAACCATCGACTTATCGCACAACTCTTTTCAAGGGAACATCCCAAGTGCTATTGgaaatcttcattttctcatAGGGCTCAACCTTTCCCACAACCATCTCGTGGGCCCCATTCCTTCGACCCTTGGAAATTTGACTAACCTTGAATGGCTAGATTTATCTTCAAACAAGCTTAGTGGAAGGGTTCCTAGAGAATTAGATGATTTGTCATTCCTTGGATATTTGGACCTCTCAGAGAATCAACTCACAGGCCCCATACCTCAAGAAAAGCAACTGAGCACATTCATGGGCGATTCATTTCGTGGAAACCCAGGGTTATGTGGAACTCCATTACGAAACACATGCCCTGGTGATGCTCagcctccaccaccaccaccatcattcTTCCTAGAGAATAATACAAGAAAGCATGGTAGCATGTTTGATGAAAAAGCAGTCATGATAGGCTATGCATCTGGAATTGTGATTGGAATGTCCATAGCGTATGTTACATGTGAAATTGGAAGACCCAAATGGCTTGCCTCAAAAGTAAGAATAGTGGAAAGAAGAGGAGCCAAATGGATGAAGAAGCCAATGCAGAAGGCCATCAAATTTCATGCAGGCCGATGA
- the LOC104416361 gene encoding LOW QUALITY PROTEIN: protein FREE1 (The sequence of the model RefSeq protein was modified relative to this genomic sequence to represent the inferred CDS: inserted 2 bases in 1 codon) encodes MRWFVGRKGGQQREREVAVLSPVPFGGSSVADVPNSPNPSTNSPYSSIYASSAPYNAPYEPTYDNSVKYDXRGGSFLDDRYGGGYGRSMSDYGSDFYRKQSDVSQYGSGSRREDAYGDGVFAYEGGKVEPYGARGTSSKSSTWSAFDDCGRPICFPSGKESSVSSPKIVRAVPKAETQQDVKSGVQKFRVKLLPESGSQSTMDVLCQIGLDGIRMLDPSTSRTLRIYPLETITRCEVTDSSIFSFWSKSSVDIEPRRIRLQSNRYTTNTLLDTVTAATVQLKEIGGRSRPYDPVKTSEQPAERKKGIANWMNLMKPGNEEKDHWFPDEAASKRTACGTDFSAFIRRHHCRNCGDIFCDKCTHGRIALTAEENAQPVCVCDRCLAEVTQRLSNAKEASSKPVRFKSHEDLARKLQEEMERNHKGSAGSQSDGSGRRMKEVACPICTVHLQVQVPTSGSETIECGVCQHPFLVSAH; translated from the exons AtgcggtggttcgtcggtcGGAAAGGAGggcagcagagagagagggaagtcgcggtcctctcgccggtcccgTTCGGTGGTTCGTCGGTTGCAG ACGTACCCAATTCTCCCAATCCGAGCACGAATTCGCCGTACTCGTCCATCTACGCCTCGTCGGCTCCGTACAACGCGCCGTATGAGCCGACGTATGATAATTCCGTGAAGTACGA CAGGGGGGGATCGTTCCTCGATGATAGGTATGGCGGGGGATACGGTCGTAGCATGTCCGATTACGGGTCGGACTTCTACAGGAAGCAATCGGATGTTTCGCAGTATGGTTCGGGTTCGAGGCGGGAGGACGCGTATGGAGATGGTGTGTTTGCTTACGAAGGAGGGAAAGTCGAGCCATATGGTGCTCGAGGCACTTCTTCGAAATCATCGACCTGGTCTGCGTTCGATGACTGTGGAAGACCAATCTGTTTTCCCTCTGGGAAGGAGTCTTCAGTCAGCTCACCGAAGATTGTAAGAGCAGTGCCCAAGGCGGAGACGCAGCAGGATGTAAAGAGTGGGGTCCAGAAGTTTAGGGTGAAGCTCTTGCCTGAAAGTGGTTCTCAAAGTACAATGGATGTTCTCTGTCAG ATAGGCTTGGATGGAATTCGTATGCTTGATCCTTCaacaagtcggactttgaggatATACCCTTTAGAGACCATCACCAGATGTGAA GTGACGGATTcatctatattttcattttggtcaaAGAGTTCTGTGGATATTGAACCCAGGCGTATTAGATTACAATCAAATCGTTACACAACTAACACACTCCTTGATACGGTGACAGCTGCGACTGTTCAG TTAAAGGAAATAGGTGGAAGGAGCAGGCCTTATGATCCTGTAAAGACAAGTGAACAGCCTGCAGAGAGGAAGAAAGGTATTGCTAACTGGATGAATTTAATGAAGCCTGGCAATGAAGAGAAAGATCACTGG TTTCCCGATGAAGCAGCTTCAAAGCGTACAGCTTGTGGAACGGATTTTAGTGCTTTTATTCGCAGG CACCACTGCAGGAATTGTGGAGATATTTTCTGCGATAAATGTACCCATGGCAGGATTGCCCTAACTGCCGAAGAAAATGCTCAACCAGTTTGCGTTTGTGACCGTTGTTTG GCTGAAGTTACTCAGCGACTGAGCAATGCGAAGGAAGCATCTAGTAAACCGGTGAGATTTAAGAGTCATGAGGACCTTGCAAGAAAGCTTCAG GAGGAAATGGAGAGGAATCACAAAGGATCAGCGG GCTCCCAGTCAGATGGTTCTGGAAGGAGGATGAAGGAAGTTGCCTGTCCAATATGCACTGTTCATTTGCAG GTCCAGGTTCCAACCTCTGGTTCTGAGACTATTGAATGTGGAGTGTGTCAGCATCCCTTCCTCGTGAGTGCCCACTAG